A DNA window from Ignavibacteriales bacterium contains the following coding sequences:
- a CDS encoding amino acid permease gives MTIKPKLNTFDTTMIVVSLVIGIGIFRTPAIVASSVNSTELFFAAWICGGIFSFIGALTFAEIGSRFTKPGAYYKVVAECYHPAAAFMLNWANVVIVNTAGTAAVAMIGAEYLTPTLFSSVTDLTFTTQLVAAGLTLFLLVINYLGIKTGAWTQNILTIFKIGMMLLIVAAAFYLGNQSSPVVQEIPASHSWWMGFALGLVSVYYTYGGYQNTLNFGGDVQSPKRNIPRAIFFGIAIIIILYLLINWAYIHLLGLEGVSGSKLVAAEVARVCFGNSASTVISITIFLSAMGFVNVTLMQIPRTYYAMAMDGALPKIFMRINSKTQAQEFTLIFFGGMVLLSIFLLGTFEKLVNYIMFFDNLNNAIVASTIFVLRKQSKITSETDSYKMPWFPVMPFLFILFLLGISINVFINQPTDTYIGIGILITGYPFYRLMKMVRSDKNS, from the coding sequence ATGACGATAAAACCAAAACTAAATACTTTCGATACGACAATGATTGTTGTCAGTTTGGTGATTGGCATCGGAATTTTCCGCACGCCAGCAATTGTTGCATCATCAGTCAATAGTACTGAATTATTTTTTGCCGCATGGATATGCGGAGGAATATTTAGCTTCATAGGTGCGCTTACGTTTGCAGAAATTGGTTCGCGTTTTACGAAGCCGGGTGCGTATTATAAAGTTGTGGCAGAATGTTATCACCCAGCAGCAGCGTTTATGCTGAATTGGGCGAACGTTGTTATTGTAAACACCGCAGGCACTGCAGCGGTTGCAATGATAGGAGCCGAGTATCTTACCCCGACTTTGTTTTCTTCAGTTACCGATCTAACATTCACAACGCAACTTGTTGCCGCCGGATTAACACTTTTTCTTCTGGTTATAAATTACCTCGGAATCAAAACAGGTGCGTGGACGCAGAATATTCTTACAATATTTAAAATAGGCATGATGCTGTTGATTGTAGCCGCGGCTTTTTACTTGGGCAATCAGTCATCACCTGTAGTTCAAGAAATTCCGGCCTCACATTCCTGGTGGATGGGATTTGCATTAGGATTGGTTTCTGTCTATTACACTTATGGCGGGTATCAGAATACTCTTAACTTCGGCGGTGATGTACAATCTCCGAAGCGGAACATACCGCGTGCAATATTTTTCGGTATCGCAATCATAATAATTTTATACCTGCTTATTAATTGGGCGTACATTCATCTGCTCGGATTAGAAGGTGTGTCGGGATCAAAACTTGTTGCAGCGGAAGTGGCTCGAGTTTGTTTCGGCAATTCAGCGTCAACCGTTATCTCAATAACAATTTTTCTCTCGGCAATGGGATTTGTAAACGTCACGTTAATGCAGATACCGAGGACATATTATGCAATGGCAATGGATGGCGCACTTCCTAAAATATTTATGAGGATAAATAGCAAAACACAAGCACAGGAATTCACGCTTATATTTTTCGGTGGTATGGTACTATTGTCGATTTTTCTTTTGGGGACCTTCGAAAAACTTGTCAATTATATTATGTTCTTCGATAATCTGAACAATGCCATCGTTGCTTCGACGATATTTGTTCTCAGGAAGCAATCAAAAATAACTTCCGAAACAGATTCCTACAAAATGCCGTGGTTTCCCGTGATGCCGTTCTTATTTATATTGTTTTTATTAGGAATTTCGATAAATGTATTTATAAACCAGCCAACCGATACTTACATCGGAATTGGAATTTTAATAACCGGTTATCCGTTCTATCGTTTAATGAAGATGGTTAGGAGTGACAAAAATTCTTAA
- a CDS encoding homocysteine S-methyltransferase family protein, which produces MNHILNHILDDQLIITDGAWGTVLHALGLKPGECADSWNINNPEKVKQIARAYTKAGSCILLTNTFRANRITLKTFNLDSKIKEINSTGVKISKHAIRDRGFVFASIGPIGSSLETNKIPDEELKEIFYEQAIILADAGADAIVIESVFNLNEGYIALEAVKRTGLPVVFSMTFDKENLLSSKDDLHATHEYKEKLSGADIVGLNCGTGVEDSLLHIKKIRTYTKAPLWFKPSAGIPSIVRNKIVYSTTIKNFVEYSRVLKSLGVKFIGGCCGTTPEYIKLLSMTLRNKSES; this is translated from the coding sequence ATGAATCATATTCTTAATCACATCTTAGATGATCAGCTGATTATTACAGATGGTGCATGGGGTACGGTGCTTCATGCGTTAGGATTAAAACCCGGTGAATGCGCAGACAGCTGGAATATCAATAATCCCGAAAAAGTTAAACAAATCGCCCGCGCATATACCAAAGCCGGCAGTTGCATATTACTCACAAATACATTTCGGGCGAATCGGATAACACTTAAAACATTTAATCTTGATTCGAAAATTAAAGAAATCAATTCAACTGGTGTGAAAATATCAAAACATGCGATCCGCGATCGAGGTTTTGTTTTTGCATCGATCGGTCCGATCGGCAGTTCTTTAGAAACGAATAAAATTCCCGACGAAGAACTAAAAGAAATATTTTACGAACAGGCGATCATTCTGGCAGACGCCGGCGCAGACGCGATTGTAATTGAAAGTGTTTTCAATTTGAACGAAGGATATATTGCGTTGGAAGCGGTAAAACGCACAGGATTACCGGTTGTTTTTTCTATGACTTTCGATAAAGAAAATTTATTAAGCTCAAAAGATGATTTACATGCAACGCACGAATACAAAGAGAAATTATCCGGAGCGGATATAGTCGGACTCAACTGTGGAACCGGAGTGGAAGATAGTCTTCTTCACATAAAAAAAATACGAACATACACCAAAGCTCCTTTATGGTTCAAACCAAGCGCTGGAATTCCATCCATTGTTCGGAATAAAATTGTATATTCGACTACGATAAAAAATTTTGTTGAATACTCGCGTGTTCTAAAATCTCTCGGCGTAAAATTTATTGGAGGATGCTGCGGCACAACACCGGAATATATTAAACTGCTGTCAATGACATTGCGGAATAAAAGTGAATCTTGA
- a CDS encoding Na+:solute symporter, whose protein sequence is MKLQVLDWIIVVGTFIICFLPALYFSKRAGKNTSEFFASGRSVPWWLGGLSMVATTFSSDTPNLVTDIVRRQGVAGNWVWWAFVLTGVSTVFFYARLWRRSGVMTDLEFYELRYSGKAASFVRGFRSIYLGLFFNAMIMATVNLAACKIAGILFGLDRWQTLMIVGVLNVAFAAQSGLWGVLVIDMIQFFIKMTAVIAAAYFALQLPEIGGMSGLVEKLSHTSGPNGINYLNILPDFTSNWDIALAVFIMPIAVQWWAVWYPGAEPGGGSYIAQRMLASKSEKDSLGAVLFFNVAHYVLRPWPWIIVGLCSIVIYPQLSDIQNAFPNLDPKLLGHDIAYPAMLKFLPVGFIGLMVGGLIAANSSTILTHLNWGASYIVHDFYRRFIRKNSDEKHYVLVGRLVTIGLFLCGAGLVFVLDTAKDTFDMILQVGAGTGLIYLIRWFWWRVNAWSEVVAMISSFVISMILFILKKQGIEISVHIGLLTTIFFTTACWLTAAFLGPRTDEKVLIDFYKKVKPFGPGWKRIKEKAGISDSDIKSANGNIPLALLGWFTGCIVIWSSLFTVGNFLYGRLNYAIGLLVVFIVSGISLIFVIRKLWSDGGETKIE, encoded by the coding sequence ATGAAATTGCAAGTGCTCGATTGGATTATCGTTGTTGGTACGTTCATAATATGTTTTCTACCGGCGTTATATTTTAGCAAGCGCGCCGGAAAAAATACTTCTGAATTTTTCGCCTCAGGCAGATCTGTCCCGTGGTGGCTGGGAGGACTTTCGATGGTTGCAACTACATTCAGCAGCGATACGCCGAACCTTGTTACCGATATTGTACGACGCCAGGGAGTCGCAGGGAACTGGGTGTGGTGGGCTTTTGTGTTGACAGGAGTTTCAACGGTTTTCTTCTATGCACGACTCTGGCGCAGATCGGGAGTAATGACGGATCTTGAATTTTATGAACTGAGGTATTCAGGTAAAGCGGCGAGTTTTGTTAGAGGATTCAGATCGATTTATTTAGGTTTGTTTTTTAACGCCATGATAATGGCGACAGTCAATTTAGCGGCATGCAAAATTGCCGGGATATTATTCGGGCTTGACCGCTGGCAAACGCTGATGATAGTTGGTGTACTTAATGTCGCGTTTGCTGCTCAGTCGGGTTTGTGGGGAGTTCTTGTCATCGACATGATTCAATTTTTTATCAAGATGACTGCAGTAATTGCAGCAGCATACTTTGCTCTTCAACTTCCTGAAATTGGCGGAATGAGCGGCCTTGTTGAAAAACTTTCTCACACCAGCGGACCTAATGGAATAAATTATCTTAATATTCTTCCCGACTTTACCAGTAATTGGGATATTGCGTTGGCTGTCTTTATTATGCCGATAGCAGTTCAATGGTGGGCTGTCTGGTATCCGGGTGCCGAACCCGGCGGCGGAAGTTATATCGCTCAGAGAATGCTTGCTTCAAAATCAGAAAAAGACTCACTCGGCGCGGTTTTATTTTTCAATGTTGCACATTATGTCCTTCGTCCATGGCCCTGGATTATTGTTGGGCTTTGCTCTATTGTTATTTATCCGCAATTATCAGATATTCAAAACGCATTTCCGAATTTGGACCCGAAACTTCTCGGTCACGATATTGCATATCCCGCAATGTTAAAATTTTTACCTGTCGGTTTTATCGGGTTGATGGTAGGTGGACTTATTGCTGCGAATTCATCGACCATACTCACTCACCTAAATTGGGGTGCTTCGTATATTGTGCACGATTTTTATCGAAGGTTCATACGTAAAAATTCAGATGAAAAACATTATGTGCTGGTAGGTAGATTAGTGACTATCGGATTATTTTTATGCGGGGCAGGACTTGTTTTTGTTCTTGATACGGCAAAAGACACATTCGATATGATATTACAAGTAGGCGCGGGTACCGGATTAATATATTTAATCCGATGGTTTTGGTGGCGTGTAAATGCCTGGTCGGAAGTTGTCGCTATGATTAGTTCATTCGTGATCTCAATGATATTGTTTATTCTGAAAAAACAAGGAATTGAAATCAGCGTTCATATAGGGTTACTGACTACAATCTTTTTCACGACGGCATGCTGGCTTACCGCTGCATTTCTCGGTCCCCGTACCGACGAAAAAGTTCTTATCGATTTTTACAAAAAAGTTAAACCATTCGGTCCCGGTTGGAAGAGAATAAAAGAGAAGGCTGGGATTTCAGATTCAGATATCAAAAGTGCGAACGGGAATATACCTCTTGCACTTCTGGGTTGGTTTACAGGATGCATTGTGATATGGTCATCTTTGTTCACAGTTGGAAATTTTTTATATGGAAGATTGAATTATGCAATCGGTTTACTTGTAGTTTTTATTGTCAGCGGCATTTCGCTTATATTCGTAATTAGAAAATTGTGGTCGGATGGTGGTGAAACAAAAATCGAATGA
- a CDS encoding GHMP kinase, which produces MNQIQKLKISTPGRICLFGEHQDYLLLPVIPAAISLRISIEGERRKDAEITLKLPDINSGIRFPITKNIEYVLDRDYFRSVFNVLQKKGFTFSSGLNGIVKGTIPISSGTSSSSALVVSWTNFLARMSDQAKDLSAGEIARIAHRAEVLEFGEPGGMMDQYSTALGGIIHLSFYPVISIKPINVKMGDYVLGDSKSPKDTKSILSRVKNRIIQIVQKLSIHYPEFSLQSIQLLELDRFRKELNNDEMELLEGTIRNRDITIEALKLLETFPLDGKKLGALLNDHQQILRDVLQISTEKIDRMLDAAMEAGAYGGKINGSGGGGCMFVYAPKNTEVIAEAIKRAGGKAYIVRVDEGTRVDQMIE; this is translated from the coding sequence ATGAACCAAATTCAAAAATTAAAAATATCAACACCCGGCAGGATATGCCTTTTTGGTGAACATCAAGATTATCTGTTGTTACCTGTAATTCCCGCTGCGATATCGTTAAGGATAAGCATTGAAGGAGAGAGGCGTAAAGATGCTGAAATTACGTTAAAGTTACCGGATATTAATTCTGGAATTCGGTTTCCAATCACCAAGAATATTGAGTATGTTCTCGATAGAGATTATTTCCGGAGCGTTTTTAATGTATTACAAAAAAAGGGATTCACATTTTCATCCGGGTTGAACGGTATTGTGAAGGGAACAATACCGATTAGTTCCGGCACTTCAAGCTCATCTGCACTAGTTGTTTCGTGGACAAATTTTTTGGCGCGGATGAGCGATCAAGCAAAAGACTTATCGGCAGGTGAAATTGCACGGATTGCCCATAGGGCCGAGGTGCTGGAATTTGGAGAACCCGGCGGCATGATGGATCAGTATTCAACAGCGCTCGGTGGAATAATCCATCTCTCTTTTTATCCGGTAATTTCAATCAAACCGATAAACGTGAAAATGGGTGATTATGTGCTTGGTGATTCAAAATCACCTAAAGATACAAAAAGTATACTGTCACGGGTTAAAAACCGTATTATTCAAATTGTACAAAAACTTTCCATACATTATCCTGAATTCTCTCTGCAATCGATTCAATTACTGGAGCTGGATCGGTTCAGGAAAGAATTAAACAATGATGAAATGGAGTTGCTTGAAGGAACAATCCGTAATCGCGATATCACCATAGAAGCATTAAAGCTCTTAGAAACTTTTCCGCTTGATGGAAAGAAACTTGGAGCATTACTTAACGATCATCAACAAATTTTGAGAGATGTTTTACAAATATCAACGGAGAAGATTGATAGAATGCTCGATGCCGCGATGGAAGCAGGAGCGTACGGCGGAAAGATCAACGGCTCGGGCGGCGGTGGCTGCATGTTTGTATACGCGCCGAAAAATACAGAAGTTATCGCCGAAGCCATAAAGAGGGCAGGCGGTAAAGCTTACATTGTTCGTGTTGATGAAGGAACACGTGTTGATCAAATGATAGAATGA
- a CDS encoding NTP transferase domain-containing protein, translated as MKEPNIVILAGGVSSRMKKPIKPVENIDSSILKDIHTTSKSMLGVGGNARPFLDYLLYNIETANYTNVVIVVGERDPGIYDYYENNKGKNQFKRLGISYAVQKIPEGRVKPLGTADALMIALKSKPEWSGQSFTVCNSDNLYSVRALKAMMDDYHENGMIDYDRSVLRFDRARIEAFSVIRKDADGFLMDIVEKPSPQDIEQAKDEKGRIGVSMNIFRFSYDMIFPFLEDVPMHSIRKEKELPLAVKMMIEKYPGSMYTIPLAEHVIDLTSQSDIFDVKEYLKKEYPNF; from the coding sequence ATGAAAGAACCAAACATTGTTATTCTTGCAGGCGGTGTTTCTTCCAGAATGAAAAAACCGATCAAACCGGTCGAAAATATCGATTCTTCTATCCTAAAGGATATTCATACGACATCCAAATCTATGCTGGGTGTCGGAGGGAACGCGCGTCCGTTCCTCGATTACCTCCTCTATAATATTGAAACAGCAAACTACACGAATGTGGTTATTGTTGTTGGTGAAAGAGATCCCGGTATTTATGATTATTATGAAAATAATAAAGGGAAAAATCAATTTAAACGACTGGGAATTTCTTATGCAGTTCAAAAAATTCCGGAAGGCAGAGTAAAACCGCTTGGAACAGCGGATGCTTTAATGATTGCACTTAAGTCAAAACCGGAATGGAGTGGACAAAGTTTCACGGTTTGTAATAGCGATAACCTGTATTCTGTGAGAGCTTTGAAAGCGATGATGGATGACTATCATGAAAATGGAATGATCGATTACGATAGATCAGTGCTTCGATTCGATCGGGCACGCATCGAAGCTTTCTCGGTTATTCGTAAAGACGCCGATGGTTTTTTAATGGATATTGTAGAAAAACCATCTCCTCAGGATATAGAACAAGCTAAAGATGAGAAAGGAAGAATCGGTGTGAGTATGAATATATTTCGATTTTCATACGACATGATATTTCCATTTCTTGAAGATGTACCGATGCATTCGATAAGAAAGGAAAAAGAATTACCTTTAGCGGTAAAAATGATGATAGAGAAATATCCAGGTTCGATGTACACGATTCCTCTTGCCGAGCATGTAATAGATTTGACAAGTCAATCCGATATCTTCGATGTAAAAGAGTACCTTAAAAAGGAATATCCGAATTTTTAA
- a CDS encoding beta-galactosidase produces MKRLSIFGLCILLFGVYPLLYGQAPTHTFAISEKDFLLDGKPFQIISGEMHPARIPKEYWRHRVQMAKAMGCNTIAAYIFWNYHESEPGVFDFKTDNRDIAEFIKIVQQENMWILFRPGPYVCAEWEFGGLPPYLLRINDIKVRCMDQRYMSAVERYLSKLASLIYPHQVTQGGPILMVQIENEYGSYGNDKYYLEELRTIWRKNKIDVPFYTADGPTPYMLEAGNIDGAIIGLDSGSDEKAFEEAAKRNPKIPAFSSETYTGWLTHWGESWAKPDTADLMQEVKFLLDTKRSFNFYVIHGGTNFGFTAGANSGGKGYEPDLTSYDYDAPINEQGQPTHKYFALRNLISQYVGKLPEIPEPIQAIEIPEIKLSILTSVWNNLPEPVTSIQPKPFESYNQDYGFILYQTKLIGHKSGKLTITDLHDYATVFLNGQYIGKLYRGDGEKTIELPKSEFKDPILEIFVEGMGRINFAQHLIDRKGITERVTLNGMTLMNWEVYNLPFSQSYIQNLVPSGIDTVRRGVFFRGTFSLNNVADTYIDLASYKKGIVWINGHNLGRYWEIGPQKRLYCPAPWLITGKNEITIFDLLQNEAKSVKGMKTLE; encoded by the coding sequence ATGAAAAGATTATCGATTTTCGGATTATGTATTCTCCTTTTCGGAGTGTATCCTTTACTTTACGGGCAGGCGCCTACGCATACGTTTGCGATCAGTGAGAAGGATTTTCTGCTCGACGGAAAACCATTCCAGATAATCAGCGGAGAAATGCATCCTGCGCGCATTCCCAAAGAATATTGGCGGCACCGCGTTCAAATGGCAAAAGCTATGGGATGCAATACCATTGCGGCATATATTTTTTGGAATTACCATGAGTCAGAACCGGGAGTGTTTGATTTCAAAACAGATAATCGTGACATAGCTGAGTTTATTAAAATTGTTCAACAGGAAAATATGTGGATTCTGTTTCGTCCCGGTCCATATGTTTGCGCCGAGTGGGAGTTCGGAGGATTGCCACCTTATCTGTTACGAATCAACGACATAAAAGTGCGTTGCATGGATCAACGATATATGTCCGCTGTCGAAAGATATCTCTCAAAACTTGCATCGTTAATATATCCGCATCAAGTAACACAAGGCGGTCCGATATTAATGGTGCAAATAGAAAATGAATATGGTAGCTATGGAAACGATAAATATTATCTTGAAGAACTTAGAACAATTTGGAGAAAGAATAAAATCGATGTACCATTCTACACCGCTGATGGTCCTACACCATATATGCTTGAGGCGGGAAATATCGATGGTGCGATAATAGGATTGGATTCGGGCTCGGATGAAAAGGCATTCGAAGAAGCAGCAAAACGAAATCCGAAAATACCGGCATTCAGCAGTGAAACTTATACCGGATGGCTCACTCATTGGGGAGAAAGCTGGGCTAAACCGGATACCGCCGATTTAATGCAGGAAGTAAAATTTTTACTCGATACAAAACGCTCGTTTAATTTTTATGTAATTCATGGAGGGACTAATTTCGGTTTTACCGCCGGCGCAAATTCGGGCGGTAAAGGATACGAACCTGATTTAACAAGTTACGATTACGACGCACCGATAAACGAGCAGGGTCAACCGACTCATAAATATTTTGCGCTGAGGAATTTGATATCACAGTATGTCGGAAAACTGCCGGAAATTCCGGAACCTATTCAGGCAATTGAAATTCCCGAAATCAAACTTTCAATACTAACCTCTGTATGGAATAACTTGCCGGAACCGGTTACATCAATTCAACCCAAACCGTTTGAGAGTTATAATCAGGACTACGGATTCATTCTCTATCAAACAAAACTGATCGGACACAAAAGCGGAAAGCTGACGATTACCGATCTTCATGATTACGCAACAGTTTTTCTGAATGGTCAATACATCGGAAAGTTGTATAGAGGAGATGGTGAGAAAACTATAGAATTGCCTAAAAGTGAATTCAAGGATCCTATACTTGAAATTTTTGTAGAAGGAATGGGTAGAATTAATTTTGCTCAACATCTAATCGATCGAAAGGGAATTACTGAAAGGGTCACACTCAACGGAATGACATTAATGAACTGGGAGGTTTATAATCTCCCGTTTTCCCAAAGCTATATACAAAACCTTGTACCTTCTGGTATCGATACCGTGCGCAGGGGAGTTTTTTTTAGAGGAACATTCAGCTTGAATAACGTAGCGGATACATATATCGACTTAGCGAGTTATAAAAAAGGAATTGTCTGGATCAATGGACACAATCTCGGACGATATTGGGAAATCGGTCCCCAAAAACGTTTATATTGTCCCGCGCCATGGTTGATAACCGGGAAGAATGAGATAACAATCTTTGATCTTCTCCAAAACGAAGCAAAATCTGTAAAGGGGATGAAGACTCTTGAATAG
- a CDS encoding alpha-L-fucosidase, translating to MKLSCKIFLITFFFTNIYTITYTQSIQPETKSEYNARMAWWKEARFGLFIHWGLYSVPAGEWKGKTEYGEWIRTSAQIPLEEYDKFVGQFNPVKFNADEWVRLAKDAGMKYITITTKHHDGFCLFDSKYTDFDIMSTPFKRDIMKELSDACRKEGIKVCWYHSIMDWHHPDYLPRRDWEKIRSTEGADYDRYVRYVKNQLQELTTNYGNIGVLWFDGEWEGTWTRERGRDLYNYVRELQPNIIINNRVGAGRSGMEGFSEGEESAGDFGTPEQQIPPTGLPDVNWETCMTMNDHWGYNSHDENWKSVKDLVQKIADIASKGGNFLLNVGPTSEGLFPQASTDRLKEIGRWMKINGEAIYGTEASPFKNLTGARCTQKSIDRGTRLYMHILDYPVDGKFIVHGIFNKPMQAFLLSDPQRKLLTVNRAEDALVITVPTIPPDTINTVVVLDVEGRTDVNDPPNIDTEFTIFVDQHEVAVKSNRENDETHYTTDGTIPTVYSPTVRENVKIKETTTISAQCFRDGKVVSGTSKATFVKVQPRSSETLEKPTNGINFAYFEGDWDSLPNFRNLEPLCSGTLSNYNFTPRKEVEYFGFEYNGYIKIPTDGVYIFYTSSDDGSRLYIGSELVVDNDGLHGMSEKSGVVALAKGFHPIRVTFFEKTGSDDLKVSYKGPGLNKQVIPDSVLFK from the coding sequence ATGAAATTATCCTGCAAAATTTTCCTAATCACGTTTTTCTTCACAAATATTTACACGATTACGTACACACAATCTATTCAACCAGAAACAAAATCCGAATATAATGCACGCATGGCATGGTGGAAAGAAGCGCGCTTCGGACTGTTCATTCATTGGGGACTCTATTCCGTTCCGGCAGGTGAGTGGAAAGGCAAGACGGAATATGGTGAGTGGATCCGAACATCGGCCCAAATCCCACTCGAAGAATATGATAAGTTTGTTGGACAATTCAATCCGGTCAAATTCAACGCCGATGAGTGGGTTCGCTTGGCAAAAGATGCTGGCATGAAATATATTACCATCACAACAAAGCACCATGATGGTTTTTGTCTGTTCGATTCGAAATACACCGACTTCGATATCATGTCGACTCCATTTAAACGAGACATAATGAAAGAATTGTCGGATGCTTGCCGCAAAGAAGGAATAAAAGTTTGCTGGTATCATTCGATTATGGACTGGCATCATCCCGATTATCTACCTCGAAGAGATTGGGAAAAAATCCGCTCGACTGAAGGCGCAGACTATGATCGTTATGTCCGGTATGTGAAAAATCAATTGCAGGAACTCACAACTAACTATGGAAATATTGGCGTGCTTTGGTTCGATGGTGAGTGGGAGGGCACATGGACCCGCGAACGGGGCAGAGATCTCTATAATTATGTCCGAGAATTACAGCCGAATATAATCATTAACAATCGTGTAGGTGCGGGACGATCAGGAATGGAAGGATTTTCCGAAGGTGAAGAATCCGCGGGTGATTTTGGAACTCCTGAACAGCAAATTCCTCCAACAGGTTTGCCGGATGTAAATTGGGAAACGTGCATGACGATGAACGATCACTGGGGATATAACAGTCATGATGAGAACTGGAAATCGGTAAAAGATTTAGTGCAAAAAATAGCCGACATTGCTTCGAAAGGCGGTAACTTTTTATTGAATGTTGGTCCAACCTCCGAAGGTCTTTTCCCGCAGGCAAGCACAGACAGGCTGAAGGAAATTGGCAGATGGATGAAAATCAATGGCGAAGCAATTTATGGAACCGAGGCAAGTCCTTTTAAAAATCTGACCGGTGCTCGATGTACACAGAAATCGATTGACAGAGGCACTCGATTATATATGCACATCCTCGATTATCCGGTAGACGGAAAATTTATTGTGCACGGCATATTCAATAAACCGATGCAAGCTTTTCTTCTTTCAGATCCGCAAAGAAAATTGTTGACTGTCAATAGAGCGGAAGATGCGCTGGTAATAACAGTTCCAACAATTCCTCCCGATACAATTAATACAGTTGTTGTGCTGGATGTGGAAGGGAGAACAGATGTAAACGATCCGCCGAATATCGATACTGAGTTCACAATATTTGTTGATCAACATGAAGTTGCCGTTAAATCGAATCGTGAGAATGATGAAACACATTATACAACAGATGGAACAATTCCTACTGTGTATTCACCGACTGTCAGAGAGAACGTTAAGATAAAAGAAACGACAACGATCTCGGCACAATGTTTTCGTGATGGAAAAGTAGTAAGTGGAACTTCAAAAGCCACTTTTGTTAAGGTTCAACCAAGGAGTTCTGAAACTTTAGAAAAACCTACAAATGGAATAAATTTCGCTTATTTTGAAGGTGATTGGGACAGTTTGCCAAACTTCAGAAACCTTGAGCCTTTATGTAGTGGGACATTGTCAAATTATAATTTCACACCGCGGAAAGAAGTCGAATATTTCGGATTCGAATATAATGGTTACATCAAAATTCCAACAGACGGAGTTTATATTTTTTATACTTCTTCAGATGATGGCAGTCGATTATATATTGGCAGTGAACTTGTTGTTGATAACGACGGATTGCACGGCATGTCAGAAAAAAGCGGAGTTGTTGCATTGGCAAAAGGTTTTCATCCGATACGGGTAACATTTTTCGAAAAGACCGGAAGCGATGACTTGAAGGTCTCATATAAAGGACCGGGACTTAATAAACAAGTTATTCCTGATTCAGTATTATTCAAATAA